CTCTGTGAACTGCATCTTATAAAGGCGGTTGTAAAGGTCGCTCCTCTCAAGGAGCTCATTGTGCGTACCCTTTTCGACCAGCTCCCCATGGTCCAGCAAGAGGATTTGATCTGCCTGATGAACCGTGGAGAGTCTGTGGGCTATGACAAGAATCGTCCTTCCCTTTGCAAGGCGGCCTATCGCTTCTCTAACCTTCATGTCCGTCTCCGGATCGAGCCCCATCGAAGGCTCGTCCAGGATGAGTATGGGCGCATCTTTGATGATGGCTCGCGCTATGGAAATCCTCTGTCTCTGGCCGACCGAGAGGGTTGCGCCACGTTCCCCCAGTATCGTCTCATATCCATCAGGCAGCCTGGCTATGAACTCGTGGGCATTCGCCTGACCTGCTGCGGAGATAATCTCTTCTATCGAGGCATCAGGCTTTCCGTATGCTATGTTCTCCCTGATGCTGAATCCAAAGAGAATTGGCTCCTGAAGAACTATTCCGATCTGCTCCCTCAAAGACTCAAGTTTGTAGTGCCGTATGTTGTCCCCATCAATGCGAATCCTTCCCTCCTGCGGGTCGTGGAGCCGCAATATGAGGCCGACAATGGTCGACTTCCCTGCACCTGTAGGCCCCACAATGGCCACAAACTGGCCCGGCTTGATAGAGAAGCTGACATTTTTGAGTGCGGACTTTTCCGGCTCATAGGAGAAATTCACGTTCTTGAAGGATATGGCACCCCGGAATCTGGGTGCCTCGACCGCGTGTTTCGAATCCCTTATCTTGGGCTCCACCTCCAGCACCTCGATCACCCTCTCACCACACGCCATAGCCTTCGCCACTCTTTTTGTAAGCTTGGAGATGTCCCGTATCGGCCTGTACATCTGGCGCAGGTAGGCCATGAAGACTATGAGATCGCCTGGAGTCAAGGCCCCTCCAAGCACCTTCCTCACGCCGAACCATATGACGAAACAGGTGCCGAAGGCGAGGATAATTTCGACAGCCCTGTAAAGCTGAGCCTCCAGCCTGGTGGCCCTCAGCCCGGTCTTGAAGCTCTTCCGGCTGTACTTCTTGAACCGCACGTTTTCAAGTTCCTGTCGAGCGAAGCTCTGCACCAATTTTATGGAGCTCATCGCCTCGTGGGCTATCGTGGCCAGGGCGCTCTCTTTCTTACGCTGCCTCCTCGAAGCGCGTCCTATCTCACCAGAGATTCGGAAGACAGCCAGGAAGAGAAAGGGGACGACACTCAGTGCGGCGAGAGTCAGGCCCCAGTCCATCCAGAACATGATGGCGATCATTCCGAACAGAATCAGGAAGCTGCTCAGAAAGGTCAGCACTGAGGCGACCAACATCTCCTTGAGCATATTTATGTCCCCGGTCAACCTCATGAGAAGGTCTCCGGACCTGCTCTTGTCGTGAAAGGAGAGGGAGAGATTTTGAAGGTGTCTGAACAGCCTACGCCTTATGGCGAAGACGACGCCCTGTCCACTGCTGGCCACAAGCCATGTCTGAAAGTAGTTCAGGATTCCACTCAGGATTGCGATACCTATGATCGCAGAACAGGCGATTGTAAGAACCTTCACCTTGGAACCTGTGAGGACGTCAAGCGGTACAACAATAGGACCCAGTCTGAAAGGTTTCTCTCCATCAAACAGGACATAATCGAAGACGACCTTTATCGGCCAGGGGCGAAGGAGATTCATGAGGATCACCCCAAAGGTACAGGCCAGTGCCACGGAAAACTTACCGTAGTATGGCCTGAGATGAGTGCCAAAGTAGGAGTAGATGCGCCTCAGGTCCTTCAGGCGGGCCTCCGTAGTCGCTGCTCCAATTCTGAGCTTCAGCAAAGCCATTCGTCCTCACCGTTGCGCTGGAGAGATGGGCGGGGCAGGATGGCCGAGGATCTTGTAGAGCTGAGGAGACTGCCTCTCGCCAAGCATGGAGGCTATCTCAACCACCCTCTTGACCTTCCCATCCCAGGAATGCCTCTCCAGAACCATTTTGCGGGCCCTCTGTCCAAGCTCGAGCCGGAGTTCCTTATTGCGACTCAAAAGGGTTAGGCAGTCCATGAGCCCTTTTCTGTCGCCGGGGGCGTATAGCAACCCTGTCTCGTGATTCTCAATCACGTCCGATGGTTGCCCCTGCGCGCTCGCTACTATCGGTTTTGCCATCGCAGCATACTCGAAGATCTTGAGGGGAGAAAAGTAGAAATCATCCATTGGTGGATATGGGGCAACAGTCACGTCCATAGATGCTATGTATGTTGGTACAAGATGGTGGGGAACTTTCCCGGCCAGCACAGCTCTATCTTCCAGGCAGTTCTTCTTGAGATACTTTTGAGTCCAGTCTCTCAGAGGACCATCGCCAACTATCAGGAGCCTCCAGTTCAGCCTGGTGAGGGAGAGCTCCCGGAATGCGTCCACAAGTATGTCTATGCCGTGCCACGGCTTGATACTCCCCACGAAACCCACAACGAAGTCGTCCTTGCCGATATTCAACTTTTCTCTGACATAGCCGCCGTCAATGTCTGGGTCGAAGACCCGAGGGTCAACCCCGTTGGGAATGACGAATGTTCTCTGCCGGGATGCTCCTCTGTCAATGGCATATCTGCGGAGTTCCTCTGAAACTGCAAAAAGCCCATCAGCAGCCGTGAAAAGTTCTTTCTCAATCGCATGGGCAAGCACAGAAAGGTCCATGCCGCGATAGACCTCCTGCTCCGTGGGAAGAGGGGAGTTAACCTCAAGAAGATAGGGGATACCCCAGTTCTGTGCTAATTGAGCGCCCACGAAGCTCCAGAGGGAATACCGCTCATAGATCACATCCCACTTCTGTCTCTTCAAGAGCCCCTTCAGCTTCCTTCTGAGGGAGCTGTTCATCTGCAGACAGTAGAACTCGTGTGGCAGATTCTCTCTGTCACCCATACTCCGTGTAGTAGAGGCGACTCTCAAGGCCATCTCTTCAGGTGTGAGCTCCCACACAGGTATATCATATCCCAACTTATCTCCCTCTCCCAACCTGGCCACTACAATCTCAACCTGGTTGCCACGCTCTCTCAGTGCACGAACAAACTCTCTCACATGGACGGAAGAACCCTTCGAGCCGAGGAGTGGTATCCCCATGTCCGCGCAAACATAGATCACCCTCAACCCCGGTTTTCCTTCGGGTGTGAGTGAAGGAGCTGCCGTTGGCTTCAATGGTTCCGAAGATTGGCCCCTTCTGCGGAGACTATCGAGCAGAAGTTCATAGACCACACCGGCGTTCCGGCTCACCTCAAACTGTCTTTCTACTTTCTTTCTTGCTTCCACAGCCAGGCGTGCTCGAAGTTGGGCGTCGGAAAGCAGTTTCTTTAGCGCATCTGCCAGCGCCAGTGCGTCATTCTGGGGGACTACGAGGCCGGTCTTCCCGTCGTCTATGATCTCGGGAATGCCAGTGAGATCAGTTGAGATAACAGGCAGGCCTACAGCCATCGACTCCAACAGAACGGTTGGAAGAGCGTCCTTGTTTCCGTCTTCTGCAACCACACAGGGTAGGGCGAAGACGGTTGCTTTTCTAAGCCTCTGCACCAGCTCCGAATGCCGCTCAGCCTTCTTCAGCGAGACCGCATCTCCCAGGCCGTACCTTTCGATGAGGCTCTTCAGGAGAGGCCTTTCTGGGCCGTATCCAACTATCTCACATCTGAAGTCGACGCCCCACTCCCTCAATATTCTGCACGCCTCCACCAGGTAGGTGAACCCTTTCTTTTCCACCAAACGCCCCACGCCCAGGATGTGTGATTCCTCCCTTTCTGCTCTGTGGTTGGGACGAAAGACAGTGAGGTCAATGCCGTTATAAACCACGCGCACCTTCTGTTTCACAACCTCGCCGCAGAGGCCAGTCAGATAGCTCTTATTGAAATGGCTCACAGTTACTACAAAGTCGGCAAGGGATATCTTCTGTTTGAGGAGCCTGGAGTCGAGGTTGTTCAGGAATATATCCTTGGCGTGAGCGGTGAAGCTGTAGGGGATGCCAGATATTAGATGGGCGAACATCGCCACTCGGGTTGCGGTGCTCGCAAAATGGGCGTGGAGATGGGCAACTCCGGTCTGGTGCAGTTGGTCAACCAGAAGACCAGCCTGAAGGAACCTGGTCAGAGCGGACCTCTTTCTCCTAGAGAGCGCGCTCAAGAGCGCTCTCAGATACCTGCCTCTGAATTTGAGGAGGAGACGCCGATGCACTCTGAGAACGGGTGCCGATCCGCGGAGGGTGAGGTATGTGGCCTCTGCCCTCACCTGCGTCACCCTGGTGTGGAACCGCCCTATTTTTGGCCTCTTCAGCGAAAAGATATGGATATCCATACCCCTTCTCTCCAGCTCCAGGATTTCGTTCACGATGAAGGTTTCGGAAAACCGTGGATACATCTTCAGAACATATCCTATCTTGGAAGATGGTTTTTTGTCTACCATCCTTGGCCCACCTTATGAAGAGTCTGAATCCTTGAGGAACACAAAAGTTCCTGTACCAACCTACTCACCTTCGCAAGACCATCCATCTCTATAGTGCCGCTTGGCACCTCAAAACCCTCCATGCTGGATAAGACTTCTCTTCTCAGCACCTCTGGAGTCAGTGACTCGGGATGAATCATCTTGATCAAACCCAACCTCTCCATTCTCTCAGCCCTGAGAAGTTGTTCCAGTCGAGGGAAAACTCTTGGGATTATTATGGACGGCTTTCTTAAAGATAGAATCTCGCACACTGTGTTGTAGCCGCCCATGGAGACGACAAGATCGGCTGCATTGATGTAACTGAGGAAGTCAGAGGTAAAGTCTATCACTTTGACCGGCCAGTCCGGGTCGAGTAAAGGCACAAGTCGGGACCGGTCCTCCCTGCTCATGAATGGCCCGGTCACAATGAGGGTATCGTAGAGAAAATGCCCTTTGAAGTGGGCGAGCCCTTTCAGATAGTTTTGGATTACAGGAAGACCGTCTTCTCCACCTCCTATGGCCACCAGTACCAGGCGGCTGGTCTTCATACCGAGTTCTTTTCGTACCTCATCCTTTGGTCGAATTGGATCCTCCCTGGATATGTATCCCGCATACTTGACCTTCGTTCTTGCGCTGCTGGCGATGCCATATTCAGATACTACATCGCAGATGGACTGGCAGCCGTAGACTATTACGAGGTCGTAGACCTTCTCCAGAAGAGTGTATATTTGCTGCTTAGCCCAAATCCTTCGAATTTTAGGTCCTTCGTCTATGATGTCTCGCAACCCCAAAATGATTTTCGTATCCGGTAACGTCCTTTTGACCATGAAGAGAGTCCTTCTTATCTCATCCGTCATACCGGCAGGTGAATGGTCGACGATGAACACGTCCGGCCTGAAATTGGCCGCAGTTTGACGGATAATTGCCTCCCGAAGAGAGGTTATCTCCTTCAGGGTGAGACGGAGATGGCGGGACTTATACTCCCCTGAGATGTCCTTGGTCACACTGGGGATCTTCACATAGTCGAATTTTCCGGGGAGGAAGAAACAGTGGGCAAGGGGAGATCCGGTCAGAAGTAGAGCGCAGCTGCTCTCAAAATCCTTTACCAATCTGGCACCAACAGCTGTGTTTCTGCGTATGTGTCCCAGGCCATATGTGTCGTGGCCGTAGAGAAGTATCTTGAGACTCGGTCTATCTGGCCTGTTTATCATGATCGATGTCCATCTCCTACTGGAAAATGACCATTCTCTTCCTTGTTGCCGCTTTTGTGGAGTTCGGAAACTTGAGCTTGACCCTCCACTCATACGTGCCTGGCTGAACAGGGCTCCCTGAAGAGCCCCCCTCGTTCATAACACCATCAAAGGTAGCAATAGTGTCCGAATTCTTCGTCGAAGACCAGATGAGGCTGTCGTACTCACTATAGAGTCTCGTGTTGTTCCACTCTATCTGGTTCTGATAAGCGGACCAGACGAAATCGAGGAGATTGAAGGGATCAGGGGTTGGCACCGAGTCGCCCTCTCCAGGCTCGAGTAGACTGAGTCCGTGAGTGGAGACGTCCATAGTAGGAACGACCACTTCCGGGGTGTCAGGGTTGAGGGAGAATATGTATCTCACATAGCCGAACTCATCAGGGACCTCAGATACTGTTTTGACCAACCAGCGGCCGTGGGGGACATCGTAGAACCTGTAGTCCCCGCTCTGATCGGTGATGGTTGTGTCGAGAAGGGTGTAGTTCTCATCGTTGTAGAGACTGACTGTCGTTCCTACGAATGGCTGTGAATACTTCACCACACTCCCCTCTACCGATGGTGTCGGCTGGGGTTCCGTGGGATTGTTGCTGCAGCCTGAGGAGAGAAACAGAAAGGCTGCAGCCAGATACGCCAGTCCGGGATGAAATCGTCTTGTCAGCTTCATGAGCATCGTCTCCTCTCATTCCAGAAGCACCAGCTTCCGGGTGAAGCTAGAGTTTCCTGCGGTCAGTTTACATAAGTAGACTCCTGCGGCGACTTTCCTGCCAGATGAGTCCTTGCCATCCCAGGTAGTTGAGTGATGGCCCGGTCCCACAGTTCTGTCCACAAGGGTCATCAACAGTCTGCCAGCCAGATCGTAGACGGACAAAGTTGTGCGTCGGGCATCTGGAAGAGTGTAGCGAACCGTCGTGGTGCGGATGAAGGGGTTGGGGGAGTTCTGGTACAATCGCAAGCTGGAGACTGAAAAATCGAAATCAGGCTCCTCGTCTATCCCCACAGGGCTCGTCCCTATGGCATAGAGCTTTCCGTCCCAGGAGCCGAAGTAGATGGTGCCTGTTGAGTCTATGGCTGGTGAGGAGCGGATTGAACCGCCCACCCGGATACTCCACTTGAGAGACCCACCGGGGTAGATAGCGTAGAAGGTGGAGTCTTCGGAGCCAATATATACTACCCCAGCCGAGTCGAGCGCAGGAGATCCGCGGACTGTCCCACCAGTACTGTATTTCCAGGTCTGGTTACCGGCGGAATCTATAGCCTCCAGCCTGACTCCAAGCCCAATGTATATGGTGCCATCAGAACCGACTGCCGGCGTAGAGTAGATTCTGTGTACGGTCGGATATCTCCACTTGATCTGTGGGACCGTCGGGTCTATCGCGTATATTAGACTGTCGTTTGACCCAGCATAAACTGTCCCGTCTGGGCCTATGACAGGTGAGGTGTATCGTATAGGTCCTCCTGTGAGCATCTTCCACCTCTCACTCCCGTCGGGTCTAATCGCATACAGGTGAGAGTCCTCAGATCCCACGTAGATTGTCCCGTCCGGCCCCAGTGCCGGTGAGGAGAAAATGGGGCCGCCGGTTGGGAATACCCATTTCAGTGTCCCATTTGCGTTAATGGCATAGAGACATGAGTCGAGCGAGCCCACATAGATGGTCCCGTCCGGGCCGATAGCAGGTGAGGAGCGGACTGCGCCGCCAGTGGGCCACGTCCACTTGAGGGTGCTGTCTGAATTAAAGGCGTACAGGTTTCTGTCGTCGCAGCCAATGTAAATGGTTGCGTCAGAGGAGACCGCCGGCGAACTGTACTTCAATTTGGCAGGAACATCGTAGCGCCATTTGAGCGTGCCGTCATGATTCACAGCGTAGAGAAACTCGTCCCTTGAACCGATGTAGATGGTCCCGTCAGAACCGATAGCCGGAGAAGAGTGGTAGATGGTGTCCAGCGTCTGATAGGCCCACTTGATGTAGGGCTGAGAATAGGCCCCGTAGGGGCTGTGGCCTGTGTGTTTCATATCGTGATGAAACATTGGCCAGGGACTGTCGGCCAACTGTGCGTAGGCGCCTGCAACCAGCAGGGAGAGGATTCCCAGAAAGCTCAAGAAGGCAAAAACTCTGCCCTTGCTCATATCAACGTCCAGTTAGAGGGTGAGCC
The sequence above is drawn from the candidate division TA06 bacterium genome and encodes:
- a CDS encoding glycosyltransferase, whose protein sequence is MVDKKPSSKIGYVLKMYPRFSETFIVNEILELERRGMDIHIFSLKRPKIGRFHTRVTQVRAEATYLTLRGSAPVLRVHRRLLLKFRGRYLRALLSALSRRKRSALTRFLQAGLLVDQLHQTGVAHLHAHFASTATRVAMFAHLISGIPYSFTAHAKDIFLNNLDSRLLKQKISLADFVVTVSHFNKSYLTGLCGEVVKQKVRVVYNGIDLTVFRPNHRAEREESHILGVGRLVEKKGFTYLVEACRILREWGVDFRCEIVGYGPERPLLKSLIERYGLGDAVSLKKAERHSELVQRLRKATVFALPCVVAEDGNKDALPTVLLESMAVGLPVISTDLTGIPEIIDDGKTGLVVPQNDALALADALKKLLSDAQLRARLAVEARKKVERQFEVSRNAGVVYELLLDSLRRRGQSSEPLKPTAAPSLTPEGKPGLRVIYVCADMGIPLLGSKGSSVHVREFVRALRERGNQVEIVVARLGEGDKLGYDIPVWELTPEEMALRVASTTRSMGDRENLPHEFYCLQMNSSLRRKLKGLLKRQKWDVIYERYSLWSFVGAQLAQNWGIPYLLEVNSPLPTEQEVYRGMDLSVLAHAIEKELFTAADGLFAVSEELRRYAIDRGASRQRTFVIPNGVDPRVFDPDIDGGYVREKLNIGKDDFVVGFVGSIKPWHGIDILVDAFRELSLTRLNWRLLIVGDGPLRDWTQKYLKKNCLEDRAVLAGKVPHHLVPTYIASMDVTVAPYPPMDDFYFSPLKIFEYAAMAKPIVASAQGQPSDVIENHETGLLYAPGDRKGLMDCLTLLSRNKELRLELGQRARKMVLERHSWDGKVKRVVEIASMLGERQSPQLYKILGHPAPPISPAQR
- a CDS encoding ABC transporter ATP-binding protein — translated: MALLKLRIGAATTEARLKDLRRIYSYFGTHLRPYYGKFSVALACTFGVILMNLLRPWPIKVVFDYVLFDGEKPFRLGPIVVPLDVLTGSKVKVLTIACSAIIGIAILSGILNYFQTWLVASSGQGVVFAIRRRLFRHLQNLSLSFHDKSRSGDLLMRLTGDINMLKEMLVASVLTFLSSFLILFGMIAIMFWMDWGLTLAALSVVPFLFLAVFRISGEIGRASRRQRKKESALATIAHEAMSSIKLVQSFARQELENVRFKKYSRKSFKTGLRATRLEAQLYRAVEIILAFGTCFVIWFGVRKVLGGALTPGDLIVFMAYLRQMYRPIRDISKLTKRVAKAMACGERVIEVLEVEPKIRDSKHAVEAPRFRGAISFKNVNFSYEPEKSALKNVSFSIKPGQFVAIVGPTGAGKSTIVGLILRLHDPQEGRIRIDGDNIRHYKLESLREQIGIVLQEPILFGFSIRENIAYGKPDASIEEIISAAGQANAHEFIARLPDGYETILGERGATLSVGQRQRISIARAIIKDAPILILDEPSMGLDPETDMKVREAIGRLAKGRTILVIAHRLSTVHQADQILLLDHGELVEKGTHNELLERSDLYNRLYKMQFTEEGLGSVSSQSSNPGT
- a CDS encoding T9SS type A sorting domain-containing protein — protein: MSKGRVFAFLSFLGILSLLVAGAYAQLADSPWPMFHHDMKHTGHSPYGAYSQPYIKWAYQTLDTIYHSSPAIGSDGTIYIGSRDEFLYAVNHDGTLKWRYDVPAKLKYSSPAVSSDATIYIGCDDRNLYAFNSDSTLKWTWPTGGAVRSSPAIGPDGTIYVGSLDSCLYAINANGTLKWVFPTGGPIFSSPALGPDGTIYVGSEDSHLYAIRPDGSERWKMLTGGPIRYTSPVIGPDGTVYAGSNDSLIYAIDPTVPQIKWRYPTVHRIYSTPAVGSDGTIYIGLGVRLEAIDSAGNQTWKYSTGGTVRGSPALDSAGVVYIGSEDSTFYAIYPGGSLKWSIRVGGSIRSSPAIDSTGTIYFGSWDGKLYAIGTSPVGIDEEPDFDFSVSSLRLYQNSPNPFIRTTTVRYTLPDARRTTLSVYDLAGRLLMTLVDRTVGPGHHSTTWDGKDSSGRKVAAGVYLCKLTAGNSSFTRKLVLLE
- a CDS encoding glycosyltransferase; the protein is MSGGSSSSFRTPQKRQQGREWSFSSRRWTSIMINRPDRPSLKILLYGHDTYGLGHIRRNTAVGARLVKDFESSCALLLTGSPLAHCFFLPGKFDYVKIPSVTKDISGEYKSRHLRLTLKEITSLREAIIRQTAANFRPDVFIVDHSPAGMTDEIRRTLFMVKRTLPDTKIILGLRDIIDEGPKIRRIWAKQQIYTLLEKVYDLVIVYGCQSICDVVSEYGIASSARTKVKYAGYISREDPIRPKDEVRKELGMKTSRLVLVAIGGGEDGLPVIQNYLKGLAHFKGHFLYDTLIVTGPFMSREDRSRLVPLLDPDWPVKVIDFTSDFLSYINAADLVVSMGGYNTVCEILSLRKPSIIIPRVFPRLEQLLRAERMERLGLIKMIHPESLTPEVLRREVLSSMEGFEVPSGTIEMDGLAKVSRLVQELLCSSRIQTLHKVGQGW